The following DNA comes from Verrucomicrobiota bacterium.
GGCGCCTGGCCGGCTGCGGCGTTGCTCGTCGGTCACAGCCCCAAAACGGGGATGCTCCCTCCTCGCGCCTTGCATCCGGCCAGGCGGCGCTCCCGCCAAAACCGGAAGTTATTTTTGCACAGACCCTAAGTTAAGGTGGAGCGAGGCTCCAGCCGAGCCAAGGCCATCGAAGAAACATCTCCGCAGATCTCCGCAGGAGCGTCGCCCCCACCGTCGTTCACTGCAAGTTTACCCAGGACAGCTTTTTTCCATCGTCTTCCGGCCGCGGTTTGATCAAAATTCGCCGCATGTTATCCGAGAAACCCTGGAGACCCGACGTCGTGTTGCGATTTCTCCTGGCGTTGTTCACCAGCATCTTCACCGGCGTGCTTCTCGTGGGATGGTTGAACTCCCGATCGTCGCCCTTCGCGTTCGATCCCCGCTTTCTGACGGTCGTCGTGGGCGCTTTGACGTTTCATGGCATGGCGCTGGTGTTGACTTATTTCTTTCTGCGCGAACATGAAGTGAGCTGGTCCGAGGCGTTTGGGTTCCGCGCCCCGCGGGTGGGCCGGGCGCTGCTGCTGTCGGTGACGATTGGAATTGTCATTCTGCCCATGGCCTGGTCGCTCGCTCGCGTTTCGGCGAAGCTGATGGCGAGATTGCACTTCGATCCGGTGGTCCAAGACACTGTCCAGACCCTCCAGACGGCGGAATCGACGGAGCTGAAAATTCTGCTCGGCGTGCTGGCGGTGTTGGTCGCGCCCGTGGCTGAGGAACTGGTTTTCCGGGGCATTCTTTATCCCGTGATCAAACAGCAAGGATTCCCGCGCCTGGCCCTGTGGGGGACTTCGCTGCTTTTCGCGGCGATCCATAACAACGCGATGATTTTTCTTTCGCTGACCTTGCTGGCGGTGATCCTGACGCTGTTGTATGAAACGACGAACAATCTGCTCGCGCCCATCGTCACCCACAGCCTGTTCAATCTGGCCAATTACTTCTGGTTGATCATTCAGCCCACGGCTCGGTGACGTCCCTTCACACCATGACTGTCGCCTGTCTTGTTGCGTTTTCCCATGAACCGTCTGTTCGGACCGTGGCCTTTAGGGCGCTTCAACGCCCGACGGCGGAGAGTGCGCGGAAGCAGCCTGAAGGCTGCGGTCCGCGCGGTCTTCGGTTCAAGGGCGGTGCGCACGGCTTCTTGGCCGTGGAAGCTTCCCAGGAACCCGGTAGGGCTGCGTTGCCGCGCAGCCGATTTTCTGTCGACGAAGTGGGGCCGCAGCGCCGGCCCACTATCGACCGGATCATGGGTCATGAGCAGGTCCGTAGGGAACAGGAAGCCCCGCATGAATGAGGTCGAACTCCTTGCCCGATTGATCCCGACTCTCGCCACAAACGATTCAGTCGTGGCCGGCGCGGGAGACGATTGCGCCGTGCTCGACCTGGGGCTGCCCAACGAATTCATCCTGTTCAAGACGGACGCGATTGTCGAAGGCGTGCATTTCACCCAGGAAGCGGACGCGGAGAAAATCGGGCACAAAGCGCTGGCGCGCTGCCTGAGCGACGTGGCCGCGATGGCCGGAACGCCGACGCATGCTTTGATTACGCTGGCCTTGCCGCAGGAGTTTGACGTGAGCTTCGTGGAGGGGATTTATCGCGGGTTGAACGCACTGGCCGCGCGCCATGAAGTGGCGGTCGTCGGTGGCGAAACCACAGCCAATTTAAACTGCGTGCTCATTTCCGTCGCTGTCCTGGGAACCGTGGCGAAGGGAAAATGTTTGCTCCGCTCCGGCGCCCAGGCCGGCGACGCCGTCTTTGTCACGGGAACGCTGGGAGGATCGCTTCAAGAAAAGCATCTCGAATTTGAGCCGAGGCTGATCGAAGCGCGCTGGCTGGCGGAGCATTGCGGCGTTCACGCGATGATGGACCTCAGCGACGGACTTGCGACCGACCTGCGGCATTTGCTCAAAGCGAGCCAGGTGGGCGCGGAATTGCTGGCCAGCGCCATCCCGATCAGCCGGGCCGCGCGCCTGGCCTGGAAACTGAATGGCCAGCAGCTTTCCCGCTCTGCCGGAAGAACCCCGAAGCCGCCGCTGTTGGCGGCCCTCACGGATGGAGAGGATTTCGAGTTGCTATTTACGGTCGAGAGCCGCGAGGCGGTGCCGTTGCTTGACGCGTGGAAGAAGCGATTTCCGGAACTCGGGTTGAACTGCATTGGCAAGATCACTTCCACGCCGGGCTTATTCATCAAGGACAAGGACGGGCTGCGTCCGCTGACCGAGCAGGGCTATGTTCATTTCTCATAGCCCTGAGGAGACGGAGGAATTCGCGGCTCGCGTCGCTGCGGAGGCGCAATCGGGATGGGTTATCGGGCTAAGCGGCGAGCTGGGCGCGGGGAAGACTCAGTTCGTCAAAGGTCTGGCGCGAGGTCTGGGCATCAAGGAACGCGTGCATTCGCCGACTTTCGCGCTCTTGAACATTTACGACCGCGGACGGCTGCCGCTGTTTCATCTGGACTTGTATCGACTGGAAAGTCAGGACCAGATCGTCAACGCCGGACTGGAGGAATACTTTTCCCCACGCGGCGTTTCGGTGGTGGAATGGATCGAACGCTGGCAAGGCCCGACGCCTGCGTCTTTCCGGCAATTCCGTTTCGAGATCGTCAATGAAACCGAACGACGGATTGTCTATGATTGAGAACCGCGTGCTTCCACACTCTGCAGATGGCTTGATCCCCAGGAATTGCACTTGTTCTTCTCCCTCTCCTCCCGGCAAAGGGAGGAGAGGGCCGGGGAGAGGAGGGCCGTCATTATCAGGCCCCCTCTCGTCAATCCTCTCCCCACTCGTGCCTCGCGGGGAGAGGAGGATGATTCGTCTCACTGAATACGACCGATCAATCGGCTTGCCCAGATTACAGTAACTGCGTGATTGCGCTCACTCTTGAATTCTCTTCGCCTGTGCGCAGTGTCGCGGTGATGACGCTCGATGCGGGGCGCGCTTCGGCAGAAATGCCGGGCCATGCGTCCGATGACGGAGAAAGACCAGCCCGGCCGCTCGCGCTCGTCGATCGTGCCCTGCAACAAGCGCGCATTGAGCGCGAAGCCATCGAATGCCTGATCGTCGGGCTTGGACCGGGTTCCTACACGGGAATTCGGTCCGCCATCGCGCTGGCGCAAGGCTGGCAACTCGCGCGCCCGGTCGTGCTCCTCGGTGTGAGCAGCGCGGACGCCCTCGCGTCTGGAACTCACGCGCAAGGTTGGCTCGGCTGCGTCGGGGTGGTCATCGACGCGCAACGGGGCGAGTTTTATTTTGCGGGCTACGAAATCAGCAAAACCGGATGGCGGTTGAAGGAACCGCTTCGCATCGCCCGAAAGGAAGAAACGCCCGCGCTGGCTGCCGCGTACCCAACGATTGCGGGGCCTGAAGCAACCCGGTTCTTCAAGGAAGCGCGAATCGTTTATCCCGACGCCCGGCTGCTGGGCGCACTGGCCAAAGGCCGGGCAGATTTCACAACCGGAGAAAAGTTGGAGCCGATCTATTTGCGCGCAACAACCTTCGTCAAAGCCCCGCCGCCACGAATCCTCTTATGAGGAAACGGAGATCACAGAGAGTGAGCCTTTTGCCGTGTGATTTTCCATTTTGCCTGTGAGAGCGCCCCTGATCGCGCTCCTGTTTTCCTCCGGCCCATACGCTCTGTTATCTCTGTTCCTCCTGTTGCACACGAACAACCATCATGAGAGCTCAGTCTGGCCTGACTGGCTTTCCTTTGCTCGTTGTCGGCCTTGGCGTGAGGTCCCCGCGAAAACCAACGGCGTCAGGGCTTGCCCGTGGTCGGCGAAGTTTGTATTCGTCTCGCGTGAACTCCCAACTGACCGCGTTGAACTCTGAGCCGCGTCTAAAGTTCAAAGTTCAAAGTTCAAAGTCTGGGGGAGCGGTTTTGATGTGCATCGTGGTGTGCGCCTTGAGCAGCGTTGGCGCTGAGCTTCAATGGCAGACGGAGCAGGGCTTTCGCTGGGCTGAATTGAGCGCGCGCAAGGGAGGCAGAACGGGCTTCACGCTGCTGAGTCCGGAACAAACGGGCGTTGCCTACACCAACACCTTGACCGAATTGGAGGGCGCAGCAAACCGCACGTTGCTGAACGGCTCCGGGTTGGCCGTGGGTGATTTCGACAACGACGGGTTGCCGGACATTTTTTTCTGCGGGCTCGACACCCCGACTGCGTTGTATCGGAACCTTGGTGGATTTCGGTTCCAGGATGTCACCGAGGAAGCCGGCTTGCGTTGTCCGGGAAAGAACTTTCGCGGCGCGGTCTTGGCGGATCTCAACGGGGACCGTTGGCTCGATTTGCTCGTTTCCGCCACGGGCCGCGGCGTGCTCTGCTTTCTGAACGATGGCCGCGGCAAGTTCAGTGACGCTACGCAAAGCGCAGGCGCGGGCACAAAGCTCGGCAGCACGACCCTCGCGCTGGCAGACGTGGACGGCAACGGAACGCTTGATCTCTATGTGACGAACTACCGCGCGGAGGACATTCGCGACCGAGGGCGAGTGAACATGCACCTCGTCAACGGGCAAATGGCTGTGCCGCCCGAATTCAAGAACCGCTTACTCATCTTGAACGGGCAAGTGCTCGAATACGGCGAGCCCGACCAACTTTACCTGAACGACGGCCATGCCCGCTTCAAGCCGGTACCGTGGACCGACGGAGCGTTCCTGGATGAGGAAGGAAAGAACCTCGCGCAACCTCCGCTCGATTGGGGCCTGAGCGCGACGTTCCGCGATTTCAATGGTGATGGCGCGCCGGACATTTATGTCTGCAACGATTACTGGCCGCAGGACCGCATCTGGATCAACGATGGGCAGGGCCGTTTCCGCGCCATTGCCCAACACGCGCTGCGCAACACCAGCGCCAGTTCCATGGGGGTGGACTTCGCGGACATCGACCGCGACGGTCACATGGACTTTTTCGTCGTGGACATGCTCAGCCGCGATCTGCGTCTCCGGAAGCGGCAGATGCTCGCCTACCAACCGGCCGCCGTCCCGCCTGAAGCGATCGAGATTCGTCCACAGTTCATGAGGAACACGCTGTTTCGGAATCGCGGCGACGGCACGTTTGAGGAGATCGCCCATTTCAGCGGCCTGACCGCTTCGGATTGGTCCTGGCAACCGGTTTTCCTCGATATCGATTTGGACGGTTACGAAGATTTGTTGATTCCGGCGGGAAACCATCGGGACGTGCAGGACCTGGATGCCACGGCGCAGATCGACGCCCGGCAACGTTCCTGGAAAGGCTACCCGAACGAGGCGGAACGGCAAAAGGCCTTCACGCACGAACGCATGGTTCACAATCGACTTTATCCGTTCCTGGCGATGCCGATCATCTCCCTCCGCAACCAGGGCAATCTCACTTTCGCCGAAACAACCCACCTCTGGGGCACGGACCAACCTGGCGTGCATCATGGGATGGCGGTGGCTGATCTGGACGGCGATGGCGATTTGGATTTTGTCGTCAACAATTTTGGCAGTGCCGCGGGCGTCTATCGCAATGAGAGCAGCGCCGCGCGCATCGCCGTGCGACTGCGCGGTTCGCTGCCCAACACGCAAGGCATCGGCTCCAAGGTCACGCTCCGCGGGAGAGCCGTGCCGGTGCAAAGTCAGGAAGTTGTTTCCGGAGGCCGCTATTTGGCCGGATCTGATCCGTTGGTTGTGTTCGCGGCCGGTCACGCGACGCACGATCTGCAGATCGAAGTGGCGTGGCGCAACGGCAAGCGGAGCCTGATCGAACGCGCCAAGCCCAACCGCATTTACGAAATCGAGGAGCTGATTGCCGTTGTAGCGCCGCCTTTCCAGGCGGCGGGTTCGGGCGGCTTTCCTGCAGCCAGAGTCTCCGGGCAGGAAAGCCCGGAGAACCGGCAGGCTGGAAAGCCTGCCCTACAAACCCAAACGCTCTTCGAGGACGTCAGCCATCTGCTGAACCACCGTCACGTGGACGAGCCGTTCGACGACTTCGCGCGGCAGCCGCTCCTCGCGCGCAAGCTCAGCCAGCTTGGTCCTGGCGTCGCGTGGTTTGACCTCAACAATGACGGGTGGGACGATTTGATTGTCGGCAGCGGTCGCGGCGGCCAGCTCGGCGTCTTCCTGAACGATGGCGAAGGCGGTTTCAAATCCGAGCCTCGTTTTCCACAACGGATCACGCGCGATCAAACCGGCATCGTCGGCATGCAGCGCGACGATGGAGCCGCGGTATTGCTGATCGGCTCGGCGAATTACGAGGACGGTCTGGCCGTGGGCGCAGCCGTTCGGCAATACGATTTCACTCGCAAGGTCATCGATGACACTTTGCCGGGGCACGCGTCGAGCACCGGACCGATCGCGCTCGCGGACGTCGATGGAGACGGCGATCTCGATTTGTTCGTCGGCGGACGGGTTGTGCCCGCTCGTTACCCAGAGGCCGCGTCGTCCCGGCTTTTCCGAAGAAGCGGCCTCCGCTGGGAGTTGGACTTGGAAGCGACGAAGACGCTGGCGAATGTGGGCCTGGTCAGCGGCGTAGTCTGGAGCGATCTGAACGGAGACGGCTTTTCGGAATTGATCCTGGCGTGCGAATGGGAACCAATCCGAATCTTCCTCAACGATCGAGGAGGCCTAAAACCGTTCAATCCACCGGTGACGATCACGGACGAACCATCTGCATCCAGCGCTCAACGTCGAACGCTCAACGCTCAACGCTCAACGCTCAACGAGTTAACCGGCTGGTGGACCGGAGTCACCACCGGCGATCTCGATGCCGATGGGAAGCTCGACATCATCGCGGCCAACTGGGGCTTGAACAGCCCGTATCGCGCCGCTCTCACACAACCTCTTCGAGTCTGTTTTGGTGATTTCGCTCAACGCGGCGCGCTGGACTTGATCGAAACTGAGTTTGATTCGTCCACGCGGACTGCGTTGCCGATGCGGATGCTGAATCCGCTCGCCCTTGCACTGCCGTTCCTGCGCGAACGCTTTACGTCTCACAAGCTCTACAGCGAAGCGTCAATCGAGGAGGTCTTGAAAGCGCTGCCGGGGAAAGCGAATGAAGCGCGAGTCACGACGCTCGCTTCGATGGCTTTCCTGAATCGCGGCAGCGGATTCGAGGCGGTGGAGTTGCCCCGGGAAGCGCAACTTGCGCCCGCGTATGGCGTGAGCGTGAGCGACTTTGATGGGGACGGGAGCGAGGACATTTTTCTCAGCCAGAATTTTTTCGCCACGCAACCGGAAATGCCGAGACTCGACGCAGGGCGCGGCCTACTGTTGAAAGGGGACGGCAAGGGGAAACTCTCTGCTGTCCCGGGACAGGAATCGGGCCTTGCAATTTATGGCGAGCAACGCGGCGCCGCAGCGGCCGATTTCAACGCGGACGGCCGCTGGGATCTCGTTGTG
Coding sequences within:
- a CDS encoding CPBP family intramembrane metalloprotease, encoding MLSEKPWRPDVVLRFLLALFTSIFTGVLLVGWLNSRSSPFAFDPRFLTVVVGALTFHGMALVLTYFFLREHEVSWSEAFGFRAPRVGRALLLSVTIGIVILPMAWSLARVSAKLMARLHFDPVVQDTVQTLQTAESTELKILLGVLAVLVAPVAEELVFRGILYPVIKQQGFPRLALWGTSLLFAAIHNNAMIFLSLTLLAVILTLLYETTNNLLAPIVTHSLFNLANYFWLIIQPTAR
- a CDS encoding thiamine-monophosphate kinase, with product MNEVELLARLIPTLATNDSVVAGAGDDCAVLDLGLPNEFILFKTDAIVEGVHFTQEADAEKIGHKALARCLSDVAAMAGTPTHALITLALPQEFDVSFVEGIYRGLNALAARHEVAVVGGETTANLNCVLISVAVLGTVAKGKCLLRSGAQAGDAVFVTGTLGGSLQEKHLEFEPRLIEARWLAEHCGVHAMMDLSDGLATDLRHLLKASQVGAELLASAIPISRAARLAWKLNGQQLSRSAGRTPKPPLLAALTDGEDFELLFTVESREAVPLLDAWKKRFPELGLNCIGKITSTPGLFIKDKDGLRPLTEQGYVHFS
- the tsaE gene encoding tRNA (adenosine(37)-N6)-threonylcarbamoyltransferase complex ATPase subunit type 1 TsaE, encoding MFISHSPEETEEFAARVAAEAQSGWVIGLSGELGAGKTQFVKGLARGLGIKERVHSPTFALLNIYDRGRLPLFHLDLYRLESQDQIVNAGLEEYFSPRGVSVVEWIERWQGPTPASFRQFRFEIVNETERRIVYD
- the tsaB gene encoding tRNA (adenosine(37)-N6)-threonylcarbamoyltransferase complex dimerization subunit type 1 TsaB; the encoded protein is MIALTLEFSSPVRSVAVMTLDAGRASAEMPGHASDDGERPARPLALVDRALQQARIEREAIECLIVGLGPGSYTGIRSAIALAQGWQLARPVVLLGVSSADALASGTHAQGWLGCVGVVIDAQRGEFYFAGYEISKTGWRLKEPLRIARKEETPALAAAYPTIAGPEATRFFKEARIVYPDARLLGALAKGRADFTTGEKLEPIYLRATTFVKAPPPRILL